A genomic segment from Pseudomonadota bacterium encodes:
- a CDS encoding M48 family metallopeptidase has product MKLLRYGSLLCLIICFVISCETVPITGRSQLSLVSSSEINSMSFNQYKDFLSKHKLSNNIEQTQHVKNVGLKISNAVSQFFTMQGQSDRLKDYKWEFNLVEDKEVNAWCMPGGKVVVYTGILPITKDDTGLAVVMGHEIAHAIADHGKERLSQELLTQMGGTALSVALSQQPGAVSSLFLGAYGVGTQVGVLLPYSRLHESEADRLGLIFMSMAGYDPNAAVAFWERMAQGKKGGSSPPEFLSTHPADATRINNIKSYVPEAMKYRR; this is encoded by the coding sequence ATGAAACTACTCAGGTACGGCAGTCTTTTATGCTTAATAATTTGTTTCGTTATATCATGCGAAACCGTTCCGATAACCGGGAGATCACAGTTGAGTCTTGTATCCAGCTCAGAAATAAATTCGATGAGTTTTAATCAATACAAAGATTTTCTCTCAAAACACAAGTTGTCAAATAATATCGAGCAAACACAACACGTAAAGAACGTAGGTTTGAAAATTTCCAATGCAGTGTCACAGTTCTTCACTATGCAGGGTCAGTCAGACCGGTTAAAAGATTATAAATGGGAGTTTAATCTGGTAGAAGACAAAGAAGTTAATGCATGGTGTATGCCTGGCGGGAAGGTAGTTGTCTACACTGGAATTCTGCCCATTACAAAAGATGACACAGGTCTTGCAGTGGTTATGGGGCATGAGATAGCACATGCAATTGCTGATCACGGAAAAGAGCGTTTAAGTCAGGAACTACTGACACAGATGGGAGGTACAGCACTTTCAGTAGCCTTATCACAACAACCCGGAGCAGTCAGCTCTCTCTTTCTTGGTGCATATGGTGTAGGTACACAGGTTGGGGTGCTCCTCCCATACAGTAGACTGCATGAATCCGAGGCTGACCGTCTGGGGCTTATCTTTATGTCCATGGCCGGGTACGACCCTAACGCAGCAGTAGCCTTCTGGGAAAGAATGGCACAGGGGAAGAAGGGCGGCTCCTCGCCTCCTGAATTTTTAAGTACACACCCGGCAGATGCAACCAGGATAAACAACATTAAGAGTTATGTGCCTGAAGCGATGAAATATCGTAGATAA
- a CDS encoding CDP-alcohol phosphatidyltransferase family protein — translation MISSKIGHALDPVILGIYRFFFKDKVVNPNILTICGVPFGFAASACIAFDYMMTGGILLAISGFFDLMDGAVARNANRVTKFGGFLDSVLDRYVDLLIMLGVFIHFLRHGDSFYSIIVFIAAVGTAIIPYAKARAEAASLGCNTGILERPERLVIVFVGLCFNVLEYAFIILAVLTHVTVIQRIVFVKRNS, via the coding sequence TGATCCTGTAATTCTTGGGATTTATCGTTTCTTCTTTAAAGATAAAGTAGTAAATCCGAATATATTAACAATCTGCGGAGTTCCCTTCGGCTTTGCCGCATCTGCATGTATAGCCTTTGATTATATGATGACAGGCGGAATATTGCTTGCGATTTCCGGTTTTTTTGACCTCATGGACGGTGCAGTTGCAAGGAATGCAAATAGAGTAACCAAATTTGGGGGATTCCTCGATTCTGTCCTTGACAGGTATGTAGACCTTTTAATTATGCTTGGTGTTTTTATCCATTTTTTGCGACATGGCGATTCATTCTATTCTATTATTGTTTTTATTGCCGCTGTCGGCACGGCAATTATCCCCTATGCAAAGGCAAGAGCTGAAGCTGCATCTCTTGGTTGCAACACCGGTATTCTTGAAAGACCGGAGAGGCTGGTAATAGTTTTTGTTGGCCTTTGTTTCAATGTTTTGGAATATGCCTTTATTATCCTTGCTGTTTTAACTCACGTTACGGTAATTCAAAGAATAGTGTTTGTGAAAAGAAACAGCTAA